A single window of Bufo bufo chromosome 10, aBufBuf1.1, whole genome shotgun sequence DNA harbors:
- the HTATIP2 gene encoding oxidoreductase HTATIP2, whose translation MPGVWSSSCCIGGAVLVLIVAISLHEEHSAPVELPRMAKDLKTLQEVYRQLNKSCFILGASGETGKELLKQIVHSRLYSKVTVIGRRKLNYEDKAYKDVNQEVVDFEKLEEHSAAFQGHDVGFCCLGTTKAKSGEAGFIRVDHDYVLKSAQLAKAGGCQHFNLESSKGADKGSSFLYLRVKGEVEAEVEEIGFDRYTIFRPAVLMVDREESRPVEWLTRKLMVPIAHFFPTAHTVPITTLVKGMLNNAVLPSDKKVELLDNKAIHALGKMEEEK comes from the exons ATGCCGGGTGTGTGGAGCAGCAGCTGCTGCATCGGCGGCGCCGTCCTCGTCCTCATAGTCGCCATCTCACTGCACGAGGAGCACTCGGCGCCGGTGGAGCTGCCCAG GATGGCTAAAGATCTCAAGACGCTGCAAGAAGTATACCGGCAGCTAAACAAGTCCTGCTTCATCCTCGGGGCGTCCGGAGAGACGGGCAAAGAGCTCCTCAAGCAGATCGTCCACAGTCGGCTCTACAGCAAAGTCACCGTCATCGGGCGCCGGAAGCTAAACTATGAAGACAAGGCTTATAAAgatgtg AACCAGGAGGTGGTTGATTTTGAGAAGTTAGAGGAGCATTCGGCCGCCTTTCAAGGACACGATGTTGGGTTCTGCTGTCTTGGAACCACAAAAGCAAAATCTGGGGAG GCTGGATTTATCCGAGTCGATCACGACTATGTTCTGAAGTCGGCGCAGCTGGCAAAAGCTGGTGGCTGCCAACACTTTAATCTGGAGTCTTCTAAAGGCGCTGACAAGGGGAGCAGCTTCCTCTACCTGAGGGTTAAG GGTGAAGTGGAAGCGGAGGTAGAAGAGATCGGATTTGACCGTTACACCATCTTCAGACCTGC GGTGCTGATGGTTGACCGGGAAGAGTCGCGCCCGGTAGAATGGCTAACCAGGAAGCTGATGGTTCCGATCGCTCACTTCTTCCCCACCGCCCACACCGTGCCCATCACGACGCTGGTGAAGGGCATGCTGAACAACGCAGTGCTGCCAAGTGACAAGAAGGTGGAGCTGCTGGACAACAAAGCCATACACGCCCTggggaagatggaggaggagaagtag